A region from the Candidatus Bathyarchaeia archaeon genome encodes:
- a CDS encoding type II toxin-antitoxin system VapC family toxin: protein MKYLLDASALLPLVVRRGKQLLFEASREDLVTTDLALYEACNSLWKLSTLLKSISIEDAIDTATTIKDLATRGVIKTIKFTKLDFSNTLQIAYKEGITFYDASYIATARNAEATLVTEDEKLKKTASKLIKTITYSDLENKLTQT from the coding sequence TTGAAGTATTTACTTGACGCCTCAGCACTATTGCCACTGGTCGTTAGACGTGGCAAACAGCTATTATTTGAGGCTTCCCGTGAAGATTTGGTCACCACTGACCTAGCGCTATATGAAGCATGTAACAGCCTCTGGAAGCTTTCAACATTATTGAAATCAATATCCATAGAGGACGCCATAGACACCGCCACCACAATAAAAGACTTAGCCACAAGAGGCGTGATAAAAACAATAAAATTCACAAAACTAGACTTTTCCAACACACTCCAAATAGCCTACAAAGAAGGGATAACCTTCTACGACGCCTCATACATAGCAACAGCTAGAAACGCGGAAGCCACCCTAGTAACAGAAGACGAAAAACTAAAGAAAACAGCAAGCAAACTCATAAAAACAATAACATATTCAGACCTCGAAAACAAACTGACTCAAACCTAA